A stretch of the Brevundimonas sp. MF30-B genome encodes the following:
- a CDS encoding Ku protein, which yields MAARPTWSGHLKLSLVTCPVALYTATTSTNDVRFHLINPETNNRIRMVPTDPDTGPIERSDLVKGYEVSKDEYVLFDDADFDKVRLESTKTISIDTFVDEADIDRLYWDSPFYVVPEKGVGAEAFAVIREAMKTAGKVALGCLVLRGKERQLALEVHGKGLVAYTLRAHDEVRQPEDYFDDIPNVKADKDMVEIAARIIGQKEADFDPTTFKDGYDDALREMIKAKQKGGKGVVEAPEPDDTNVVDLMAALRASLKGTASTGAKKAPAKKAPAKRTAAKKPATKKKAA from the coding sequence ATGGCTGCGCGGCCGACCTGGAGCGGACATCTGAAGCTGTCGCTGGTGACCTGTCCGGTCGCTCTCTACACCGCGACGACCTCGACCAACGATGTTCGTTTCCACCTGATCAATCCCGAGACCAACAACCGCATCCGCATGGTGCCGACCGATCCGGACACGGGACCGATCGAGCGGTCGGATCTGGTCAAAGGCTATGAGGTGTCCAAGGATGAATACGTCCTGTTCGACGACGCCGATTTCGACAAGGTCCGGCTGGAGAGCACCAAGACCATCTCCATCGATACCTTTGTCGATGAGGCGGACATCGACCGCTTGTATTGGGACAGCCCATTCTACGTGGTGCCTGAGAAGGGCGTCGGAGCTGAAGCCTTCGCCGTGATCCGCGAGGCGATGAAGACCGCCGGAAAGGTGGCCCTGGGCTGTCTTGTCCTGCGCGGCAAGGAGCGTCAGCTGGCGCTTGAGGTCCACGGCAAGGGACTGGTCGCCTATACGCTGCGCGCCCACGACGAGGTGCGCCAGCCCGAGGACTATTTCGACGACATCCCGAACGTGAAGGCCGACAAGGACATGGTCGAGATCGCCGCGCGCATCATCGGCCAGAAGGAGGCGGACTTCGATCCGACCACCTTCAAGGACGGCTACGACGACGCCCTGCGCGAAATGATCAAGGCCAAGCAGAAGGGCGGCAAGGGCGTGGTCGAGGCGCCCGAGCCCGACGACACCAATGTCGTCGATCTAATGGCTGCGCTCAGGGCCAGCCTTAAGGGGACGGCGTCGACGGGCGCCAAGAAGGCTCCGGCCAAGAAGGCGCCGGCCAAGAGGACCGCTGCGAAGAAACCTGCCACGAAGAAGAAGGCCGCCTGA
- a CDS encoding CoA ester lyase: protein MTGAARSVLFLPASNARAVEKARSLPCDIAVLDLEDAVAPEAKVEARRAAQAALLDGGFRPRVGVRVNALDTPWGREDLTALGDAAELIVLPKIETAEAVREAARLAPRAACWAMIETPRAVLGLDAIAGSGPPLEALMLGVNDLATALGCGASPDREPLKSWLAATVAAARAHGLIAVDGVLNRFEDEAGLQAECAQGRLYGFDGKSLIHPRQIAAANAAFAPAADEVARARAIVAAFAAPEAAGLGAIRLDGAMVERLHLKAAERLIARHDVCQAADRA from the coding sequence ATGACGGGCGCGGCGCGCAGCGTTCTCTTTCTTCCGGCCTCCAATGCGCGCGCCGTCGAAAAGGCGCGCAGCCTGCCCTGCGACATCGCCGTGCTGGATCTTGAGGACGCCGTCGCCCCAGAGGCCAAGGTCGAAGCGCGCAGGGCGGCGCAGGCGGCGCTGCTGGACGGCGGCTTTCGACCTCGCGTCGGCGTTCGGGTCAACGCCCTGGACACGCCCTGGGGCCGCGAGGACCTGACGGCGCTGGGCGATGCCGCCGAACTCATCGTCCTGCCCAAGATCGAAACGGCCGAGGCGGTGCGCGAGGCCGCCCGCCTGGCGCCCAGGGCCGCCTGTTGGGCCATGATCGAGACGCCGCGGGCCGTGCTGGGGCTGGACGCCATCGCCGGATCGGGGCCGCCGCTCGAGGCGCTGATGCTGGGCGTAAACGACCTGGCGACGGCCTTGGGCTGCGGCGCCAGCCCGGATCGCGAGCCGCTGAAGTCCTGGCTGGCGGCGACGGTGGCGGCCGCGCGGGCGCATGGTCTGATTGCCGTCGACGGGGTGCTCAACCGCTTCGAGGACGAAGCGGGCCTTCAGGCCGAGTGCGCTCAAGGCCGGCTTTACGGCTTCGACGGCAAGAGTCTGATCCATCCCCGTCAGATCGCCGCCGCCAACGCCGCCTTCGCGCCTGCGGCGGACGAGGTGGCGCGAGCCCGCGCGATCGTGGCCGCCTTCGCCGCGCCCGAAGCGGCGGGCCTGGGCGCCATACGCCTGGACGGCGCCATGGTCGAACGCCTGCATCTGAAGGCGGCCGAACGGCTCATCGCCCGTCATGACGTCTGTCAGGCCGCCGATCGCGCTTGA
- a CDS encoding GAF domain-containing protein has product MAYTYRDDRPADKAERYAEVESEILAVLDGEPNRTARMATVASMLADAFPTFFWTGFYVADPDRRGELVVGPYQGTLGCLRIPFGRGVCGAAAQTRQTQVVEDVHAFPGHIACDSRSASEIVVPVFDDSGALIAVFDVDATEKAAFDSTDAEALERLMSRVFAA; this is encoded by the coding sequence AAGGCCGAGCGTTACGCCGAGGTCGAGAGCGAAATCCTTGCCGTTCTCGACGGCGAGCCCAACCGGACGGCGCGCATGGCCACCGTCGCCTCCATGCTGGCCGACGCCTTTCCGACCTTCTTCTGGACGGGCTTCTACGTCGCCGATCCGGATCGGCGAGGTGAACTGGTGGTCGGACCGTATCAGGGCACGTTGGGTTGCCTGCGCATTCCGTTCGGGCGAGGCGTATGCGGCGCCGCAGCCCAGACCCGCCAGACACAGGTGGTCGAGGACGTGCACGCCTTCCCGGGCCACATCGCCTGCGACAGCCGCTCCGCCAGTGAAATCGTCGTGCCGGTGTTCGACGACTCGGGTGCCCTGATCGCCGTGTTCGACGTCGATGCGACCGAAAAGGCCGCCTTCGATTCCACCGACGCAGAAGCCTTGGAACGACTGATGTCGAGGGTCTTCGCCGCATGA